One window of Dysidea avara chromosome 11, odDysAvar1.4, whole genome shotgun sequence genomic DNA carries:
- the LOC136238223 gene encoding histone acetyltransferase KAT7-like, with amino-acid sequence MVAMVRRKKPDRCSLQVADTPPRLRGTPKRLASLSGPVTTIVKKCPTPGCDGSGHIFKRCHTHYTASGCPLHHRKRRNRSGRVLPPKLSIDVTSDNNDISTPRPLSTPHITRLDLIQQLISPPFGNHGDQREPILKGLATPTEIQLFKEAQRKAKNKESKLKHVVLGEHQMEVWFVSQFPSVATLHLCKYCLRHFCSLATIKLHAASCPWRHPPGKEIYRDHMISIFEIDGGQHQSYCQNLCLLAKLFLDHKTVYYDVQPFIFYVMTQYRDGGCHLVGYFSKEKSSALNYNLSCILVLPCYMRNGFGRMLIEFSYLLTRLEGTTGSPERPLSDLGLVSYRSYWRDAILDHMIQLKEGSSLSIKELSKQSGVNTDDLVSTMQRLGIIKYCKGQHIVLHDKELLDDYVGRCKKLKSRSINPSCLKR; translated from the exons TGGTTGCTATGGTGAGGAGAAAGAAGCCTGACCGTTGCAGTTTACAG GTGGCAGACACGCCCCCTCGTCTACGAGGTACACCAAAGAGATTAGCCAGCCTATCAGGACCGGTGACAACCATCGTCAAGAAGTGCCCCACCCCTGGTTGTGATGGAAGTGGTCACATTTTTAAGaggtgccacacccactacactGCCTCAGGGTGTCCATTACATCATCGA AAGAGACGTAATAGAAGTGGTCGTGTGTTACCTCCAAAACTGTCCATTGATGTCACCAGTGATAAT AATGATATCTCCACGCCACGCCCCCTATCAACCCCTCATATAACTAGGCTAGACCTGATTCAGCAGTTGATCAGTCCTCCGTTTGGTAACCATGGTGATCAACGAGAACCCATACTGAAAGGACTGGCTACACCCACTGAGATACAATTGTTTAAAGAAGCTCAACGGAAGGCTAAG AATAAGGAGAGCAAGTTGAAACATGTGGTGTTGGGTGAACATCAAATGGAGGTGTGGTTTGTGTCACAATTTCCGTCAGTTGCTACACTACACCTCTGTAAGTATTGCCTGAGGCATTTCTGTAGCCTAGCAACCATCAAGTTACATGCT GCATCGTGTCCATGGCGACACCCTCCAGGGAAGGAGATATAtcgagatcacatgatctccatATTTGAAATAGATGGTGGACAACATCAG TCTTACTGTCAGAATCTTTGCCTACTGGCTAAACTATTCCTGGATCACAAGACTGTCTATTATGATGTGCAGCCATTCATATTTTATGTTATGACACAATATCGGGATGGAGGCTGCCATTTGGTTGGCTACTTTTCCAAG GAGAAGTCTTCAGCACTCAATTACAACTTGTCATGTATACTGGTACTACCATGTTACATGAGGAATGGGTTTGGTAGGATGTTGATTGAGTTTA GTTACTTGTTAACACGTCTGGAGGGCACAACAGGGTCACCAGAGAGACCATTATCAGACCTAGGGTTGGTGTCCTATCGTAGCTACTGGCGTGATGCTATactagatcacatgatccaactaAAGGAGGGAAGCAGCTTGTCTATTAAAG AGCTCAGCAAACAGTCAGGGGTTAACACAGATGATCTGGTCAGTACAATGCAGCGACTGGGGATAATAAAATATTGTAAAGGACAACATATTGTACTGCATGATAAG GAGCTGCTCGATGATTATGTGGGGAGGTGTAAAAAACTGAAGTCTAGATCAATCAACCCTTCTTGTTTGAAACGATGA